Proteins encoded in a region of the Pelagicoccus sp. SDUM812003 genome:
- a CDS encoding Nif11-like leader peptide family natural product precursor — protein sequence MSKENVEKLLLAGGSDKALRAKYNVIETKEKFVAAAEADGYVFSVQELDEFLDEEGLDFECSGNPRSRQVWLR from the coding sequence ATGTCGAAGGAAAACGTAGAGAAGCTATTGCTCGCAGGTGGCTCGGACAAGGCGCTGAGAGCGAAGTACAATGTGATCGAGACGAAGGAAAAGTTCGTGGCTGCGGCGGAGGCGGATGGCTACGTCTTTTCCGTGCAGGAGCTGGACGAGTTTTTGGACGAGGAAGGGCTGGATTTCGAGTGTTCTGGAAATCCGCGCTCCCGCCAGGTCTGGCTGCGTTGA
- a CDS encoding ABC transporter ATP-binding protein translates to MPTPYPEEEFSKKIDLGLWRSIFRFALGHKRLLIPLSVTALILSLIDACFPIATKLAVDVIHAGGDASELLPVVAFYLALALCLGVGVFIFINCAGGISHHIAHDIKRDCFRRLQELEFAFYDKQPTGWLISRLTADCDRLSRILAWGFLDLMWGSCFVLAMIVFMLFLHLKLALIVLSTMPVLIAVSIFFQRRMLITSRQVRKHNARITASYNEGIAGVKTTKTLGREKENLGEFEGMSQDMFAASVRRAFLSAIYLPLVMLIGSVGSGLALWYGGINVLNESIQIGTLIAFISYAGNFFHPINQIAMILAEIQGAQAAGERVMSLLATKPKIKDSPQVLERIEKNESLSDAELASDGYPKRIDEIQFQNVSFSYNQKEPVLDDFSLTVSAGQTIALVGPSGGGKSTIVSLVSRFYEPTKGKILFNGIDYRERSLDWLQAQLGIVLQTPHLFNGTVKENIRYGRLDASDEEIENAARFVNAHDFISKLENGYETVIGEGGARLSTGERQLISFARALLAGPQIFIMDEATSSIDTETEKRIQDGMQQVFEGRISFVIAHRLSTIRSADRILVINKGQIEEQGTHDELLAQRGHYYDLYTSQFRNEGFAQALQSR, encoded by the coding sequence ATGCCAACTCCGTATCCAGAAGAAGAATTCAGCAAGAAGATCGATCTCGGTCTCTGGCGCAGCATCTTCCGCTTCGCCCTAGGACACAAGCGACTGCTCATCCCGCTTTCCGTCACCGCCCTTATCCTCAGCTTGATCGACGCCTGCTTTCCGATCGCTACCAAACTCGCGGTCGACGTCATCCACGCTGGAGGCGACGCTTCGGAGCTGCTGCCCGTGGTGGCGTTCTATCTCGCTCTGGCCCTGTGCCTCGGCGTCGGCGTATTCATCTTCATCAATTGCGCCGGTGGCATCTCGCACCATATCGCCCACGATATCAAGCGCGACTGCTTCCGTCGACTGCAGGAGCTGGAGTTCGCCTTCTACGACAAGCAACCCACCGGCTGGCTGATCTCTCGGCTCACCGCTGATTGCGATCGCCTCTCCCGCATTCTCGCCTGGGGCTTTCTCGATCTCATGTGGGGAAGCTGCTTCGTGCTGGCCATGATCGTATTCATGCTGTTCCTACACTTGAAACTGGCTTTGATCGTGCTCTCCACGATGCCAGTCCTGATCGCAGTCAGCATCTTCTTTCAGCGGCGCATGCTGATCACATCGCGCCAGGTCAGGAAGCACAACGCTCGCATCACCGCTTCCTACAACGAAGGCATCGCAGGCGTCAAAACGACCAAAACCCTTGGTCGAGAAAAGGAAAACCTCGGCGAATTCGAAGGCATGTCCCAGGACATGTTCGCCGCATCGGTGCGGCGCGCCTTTCTCAGCGCCATCTACCTGCCGCTGGTCATGCTCATTGGAAGCGTCGGCTCCGGTCTAGCGCTTTGGTACGGCGGCATAAACGTATTGAACGAATCCATACAGATCGGCACCTTGATCGCCTTCATCAGCTACGCGGGAAACTTCTTCCACCCGATCAACCAGATCGCGATGATTCTCGCGGAAATTCAAGGAGCCCAAGCCGCAGGCGAGCGGGTCATGAGCCTGCTTGCGACCAAGCCGAAGATCAAGGACTCGCCACAGGTTCTCGAGCGCATCGAGAAGAACGAGAGCCTGAGCGATGCCGAGCTGGCATCCGACGGCTATCCCAAACGCATCGACGAGATTCAGTTTCAGAACGTGAGCTTTTCCTACAACCAAAAGGAACCTGTGCTGGACGACTTCAGCCTCACCGTGAGCGCCGGGCAAACCATCGCCCTCGTGGGCCCGAGCGGAGGAGGGAAAAGCACCATAGTCAGTCTCGTATCCAGATTCTACGAACCAACGAAAGGAAAAATCCTGTTCAATGGCATCGACTACCGCGAACGCAGCCTCGATTGGCTGCAGGCGCAATTGGGCATCGTGTTGCAGACGCCGCACCTGTTCAATGGCACCGTGAAGGAAAACATCCGCTACGGACGTCTGGATGCCAGCGACGAGGAGATCGAAAACGCCGCCCGCTTCGTCAATGCCCACGATTTCATTTCGAAATTGGAAAATGGATACGAAACGGTCATCGGCGAAGGCGGAGCCCGACTGTCTACCGGAGAACGCCAACTTATCTCCTTTGCCCGGGCTTTGCTAGCCGGCCCGCAGATCTTCATCATGGACGAGGCCACATCCTCCATCGATACTGAAACCGAAAAGCGGATACAGGACGGGATGCAGCAAGTCTTCGAAGGCCGCATCAGCTTCGTCATCGCCCACCGCCTGTCCACCATTCGTTCAGCGGACCGAATTCTCGTGATCAACAAAGGTCAAATCGAAGAACAAGGAACGCACGACGAGCTGTTGGCCCAACGCGGGCACTACTACGATCTCTACACGAGCCAGTTTAGAAACGAAGGTTTCGCCCAAGCCCTGCAGAGCAGGTAG
- a CDS encoding ABC transporter ATP-binding protein: MPSNSTPSPKAEISGLAPAWRLMRGYRGLFGWAAAALFVSTVFQFLTPLIGSAAIDFSLTDQGENSNRLLAFVIKTIGGGAFIKEHLWVAAVAMAGFAILGGVFNYYQKLAAAKASDGICKRLKDQLYDHIQRLDNRYLDQSQTGDLLQRCTSDVETIRIFLAAHVVEIGRSVVLILAVLPIMLSMHVGLTLVSMGLIPFIILYSYVYTKRVKHVFKEVDEAEGRLTTVVQENITGIRVVRAFGRHDFEIEKFAKPNGEYRDTGIHLIRLMSWFWSISDLVCLLQIGIALFASAYLAIQGSATVGTLFAFLALMNMVLWPVRMIGRILTDFGKTSVALSRIEEILTHPFETETDNASVHPKGPASGAIRFANVSFSHEEDGDPTVRDIDFEVNAGETLAILGPSGSGKTTLMHLLLRFYDCDSGTISIDGVDIRKLERAYLRDQFGVVLQEPFLYSRSIAHNIAFGVGGAKQMEIESAARAACIHDTIQTFSEGYQTEIGERGISLSGGQRQRVALSRALLRNPPVLLLDDALSAVDAETENSIIEALKKRHGNRTTIVIAHRLSTLAHADKIIVLENGRITQTGNHRSLSQEPGLYQRLWNIQTQLEASLAAETR, translated from the coding sequence ATGCCATCCAACTCGACTCCCTCTCCTAAAGCCGAAATCTCCGGGCTCGCCCCGGCGTGGCGACTGATGCGCGGCTATCGCGGCCTCTTCGGCTGGGCCGCCGCCGCCCTCTTCGTCTCCACCGTGTTCCAGTTCCTGACGCCGCTCATCGGGAGCGCCGCCATCGACTTCTCTCTCACCGATCAAGGGGAGAACAGCAACCGGTTGCTCGCGTTCGTCATCAAAACGATCGGCGGAGGAGCGTTCATCAAAGAACACCTCTGGGTCGCCGCGGTCGCGATGGCCGGTTTCGCCATTCTTGGCGGCGTGTTCAACTACTACCAGAAACTGGCCGCCGCCAAGGCCTCGGACGGAATATGCAAGCGCCTCAAGGACCAGCTCTACGATCACATCCAACGGCTGGACAATCGATACCTCGACCAGAGCCAGACCGGCGACCTGCTGCAACGCTGCACCTCGGACGTGGAAACCATCCGCATCTTCCTCGCCGCCCACGTGGTCGAAATCGGTCGCTCGGTGGTGCTCATCCTCGCGGTGCTCCCGATCATGCTCTCCATGCACGTCGGCCTCACGCTCGTATCAATGGGACTGATACCCTTTATTATCCTATACAGCTACGTGTACACCAAACGGGTCAAACACGTCTTCAAGGAGGTGGACGAAGCCGAAGGCCGGCTGACCACGGTGGTGCAGGAAAACATCACCGGGATCCGCGTGGTCAGGGCGTTCGGCCGCCACGACTTCGAGATAGAGAAGTTCGCCAAACCAAATGGCGAGTATCGCGACACCGGCATCCACCTCATCCGACTCATGTCGTGGTTCTGGTCCATCTCCGACCTGGTCTGCCTGCTGCAGATCGGCATCGCCTTGTTCGCCAGCGCCTACCTCGCCATCCAAGGCTCCGCCACCGTGGGCACCTTGTTCGCCTTCCTGGCCCTGATGAATATGGTGCTGTGGCCGGTCCGCATGATCGGACGCATCCTCACCGATTTCGGAAAGACCTCCGTCGCCCTCAGCCGTATCGAAGAAATACTGACACATCCTTTCGAAACGGAGACCGACAACGCATCCGTACATCCCAAGGGCCCTGCCTCGGGCGCCATTCGTTTCGCAAACGTAAGCTTCTCTCACGAAGAGGATGGAGACCCCACCGTACGCGATATCGATTTCGAAGTGAACGCTGGCGAGACCCTTGCCATTCTCGGCCCTTCAGGCTCCGGAAAGACCACCCTGATGCACCTGCTGCTTCGCTTCTACGACTGCGATAGCGGGACCATTAGCATCGATGGCGTCGACATCAGAAAACTGGAGCGGGCCTACCTGCGCGACCAGTTCGGCGTCGTTCTCCAGGAGCCGTTTCTCTACTCGCGCAGCATCGCTCACAATATCGCCTTCGGCGTCGGGGGAGCCAAACAGATGGAGATTGAATCGGCCGCTCGAGCCGCCTGTATCCACGATACCATACAAACCTTTTCCGAAGGCTACCAGACCGAGATCGGTGAACGCGGCATTTCGCTCTCTGGGGGGCAACGTCAGCGCGTTGCGCTTTCCCGAGCCCTGCTGCGAAATCCCCCAGTGCTGCTGCTCGACGACGCTCTCAGCGCCGTGGATGCGGAAACCGAAAACTCGATCATCGAAGCCCTTAAGAAACGGCACGGGAATCGCACCACGATCGTGATCGCCCACCGCCTCTCCACCTTGGCGCATGCCGACAAGATCATCGTCCTGGAGAACGGTCGCATCACCCAGACCGGAAACCACCGCAGCCTAAGCCAGGAGCCGGGACTCTACCAGCGACTCTGGAACATCCAAACCCAACTCGAAGCGAGCCTCGCCGCCGAAACGAGATAA
- the gluQRS gene encoding tRNA glutamyl-Q(34) synthetase GluQRS, with amino-acid sequence MTGYRGRIAPTPTGLMHLGHARTFLEAQRRAREADGKLFLRIEDLDQARCKSEFVDALKEDLAWAGLSWEPEVWVQSQRLASFREAWRRLREAGVIFPCSCSRKDVAEAARAPHEEGQEPLYPGTCREVEREFESERDALSINWRFRVPEAEVVAFEDGRLGPQRFVGQRDFGDFLVWRKDGFPSYELAVVSDDIAQGITEVVRGRDLLTSTARQLLLYRALGAASPAFFHCPLVVDTEGKRLAKRAGSMGLRELRARGVTVADALTKLSTS; translated from the coding sequence ATGACAGGATACCGAGGACGTATCGCTCCCACACCTACAGGTCTGATGCATCTAGGGCATGCTCGAACCTTCCTAGAGGCGCAACGTCGGGCCCGCGAGGCGGACGGCAAGCTGTTTCTGCGTATCGAAGATTTGGATCAGGCCCGCTGCAAGTCGGAGTTCGTTGACGCCCTGAAGGAGGATCTCGCTTGGGCGGGCTTGAGCTGGGAGCCGGAGGTCTGGGTGCAGAGCCAGCGGTTGGCGAGCTTCCGAGAGGCTTGGCGACGCTTGAGGGAGGCGGGGGTGATCTTCCCGTGCAGCTGTTCGCGCAAGGATGTGGCGGAGGCGGCTCGAGCTCCGCACGAGGAGGGGCAGGAGCCGCTATATCCCGGCACCTGTCGAGAAGTTGAGCGTGAGTTCGAAAGCGAACGGGACGCTTTGTCGATCAATTGGCGCTTTCGCGTGCCGGAGGCGGAGGTGGTCGCGTTCGAGGACGGGAGGCTCGGCCCGCAGCGTTTCGTGGGACAGCGCGACTTTGGAGATTTTCTGGTGTGGCGAAAGGACGGTTTCCCCAGCTACGAATTGGCGGTGGTGTCCGACGACATCGCTCAAGGGATAACCGAGGTGGTGCGGGGGCGGGATCTGCTGACGTCTACGGCGCGGCAGCTGTTGCTCTATCGAGCGCTCGGCGCTGCAAGCCCCGCTTTCTTCCACTGTCCTCTTGTCGTGGATACAGAGGGAAAGCGACTTGCCAAGCGAGCGGGTTCGATGGGGTTGCGCGAGCTGAGGGCCCGTGGCGTCACGGTCGCGGACGCGTTGACGAAGCTCTCGACTTCGTGA
- a CDS encoding MarC family protein → MTLSIDFLLLSVVSLFTIINPFSVVPAFLAITPGDAEEERRRSARLACIIGACLLSFMALLGEFIFSLLGITMPALQIAGGIILFSIGFEMVRAPDAPKRLNETERSAAREKEDVAVTPLAVPLLCGPGAVSTVILLQGQADAFSESVMLLVSVVVVYVASYWILRTSAKGGDWLNPILLRILRRVMGLLFAVIAVQFVVNGVERLPFIEGKAALEQSAEEPTGEAESEEF, encoded by the coding sequence ATGACTCTCTCAATCGATTTTCTTCTGCTTTCGGTCGTCTCGCTGTTCACGATCATCAATCCGTTTTCGGTGGTGCCGGCGTTTCTGGCCATCACGCCGGGCGATGCCGAGGAGGAGAGACGGCGTTCGGCGCGGCTCGCTTGCATCATCGGGGCCTGCCTTCTGTCTTTCATGGCCCTACTGGGGGAGTTCATTTTCAGTCTGCTTGGCATCACCATGCCCGCCTTGCAGATCGCGGGCGGCATCATCCTTTTTTCGATCGGCTTCGAGATGGTGAGGGCTCCGGACGCTCCCAAGCGCTTGAACGAAACGGAGCGCTCGGCGGCCCGAGAGAAGGAGGACGTAGCGGTCACTCCGCTGGCGGTGCCGCTGCTTTGCGGACCGGGGGCGGTCTCCACCGTGATTCTGCTGCAGGGACAGGCGGATGCGTTTTCCGAGAGCGTGATGCTTCTTGTGAGCGTGGTGGTGGTTTATGTGGCGAGCTACTGGATTCTGAGAACCTCGGCCAAGGGGGGCGATTGGCTCAATCCCATCCTGCTGCGCATTCTTCGGCGAGTGATGGGGCTGTTGTTCGCGGTGATCGCGGTGCAGTTCGTGGTCAATGGGGTGGAGCGGCTGCCATTTATAGAGGGAAAGGCGGCGTTGGAACAAAGCGCTGAGGAGCCGACCGGCGAAGCCGAGTCAGAGGAATTCTAG
- a CDS encoding BCCT family transporter — MEKQEEKKRKSPFRMEINPPVFYGSAALILLFVLFAALAPEQADALFSGLQSQVTDKFGWFYVLAVAGFLVFVIFLAVSRCGDVKLGPDHSKPDYSYRSWFAMLFSAGMGIGLMFFGVAEPVMHYASPPEADPGTIEAARDAMRITFFHWGLHAWAIYAVVALSLAYFAFRHKLPLTIRSALYPLIGDRIHGWIGHAADIFAVLGTLFGVATSLGFGVIQVNSGLNYLFGMPVSPQMQILLIVVITGFASLSVGLGLDAGIRRISELNVVLAVLLLGFVIIFGPTFFLAETFVQNIGIYLSSLFDSTFNLYAYEPRGWIGGWTLFYWGWWIAWSPFVGMFIARVSRGRTIREFVVGVLFVPVGFTFLWLTVFGDTALHLIMQQGMLDLAEAVSADTSVALFQFFENLPLSSVTSFLATLLVVTFFVTSSDSGSLVVDMLTSGGDLESPLWQRLFWASAEGVVAITLLLAGGLGALQAATIASALPFTLVMVCMCWGLMRALRVDTAKQNALPGSRTGAPAAGASLPWRTRLKQLLSNPKFGEVEGFIEKTVEPAFREVQAEFASQSIESRVERGSDGRCWIEVGHGDEPDFYYSVHPVPYEAPAFAMQDLRGNRLEELKYYRPEVFLKEGGQDYEIMDWSKEEVIHDVLDQYESHLKFMEAIR, encoded by the coding sequence ATGGAAAAACAAGAAGAGAAGAAGAGGAAATCCCCGTTTCGCATGGAGATCAATCCGCCGGTGTTCTACGGATCGGCGGCGCTGATACTGCTGTTTGTGCTCTTCGCGGCCTTGGCTCCCGAGCAGGCGGACGCTCTGTTTAGCGGTCTGCAGTCGCAGGTCACCGACAAGTTCGGCTGGTTCTACGTGCTGGCGGTGGCGGGCTTTCTGGTCTTCGTGATCTTTCTGGCGGTGAGCCGCTGCGGCGACGTGAAGCTCGGGCCGGACCACAGCAAGCCCGACTACAGCTATCGGTCGTGGTTCGCCATGCTCTTCTCGGCTGGGATGGGCATTGGGCTGATGTTTTTTGGTGTGGCGGAGCCGGTGATGCACTACGCGAGTCCGCCGGAAGCGGATCCCGGCACGATCGAGGCGGCACGCGACGCCATGCGCATCACCTTTTTCCATTGGGGACTGCATGCCTGGGCGATCTACGCGGTGGTGGCCTTGTCGCTGGCGTATTTCGCATTTCGGCACAAGCTGCCGCTCACCATTCGTTCGGCGCTCTATCCTCTGATCGGAGACCGCATCCATGGCTGGATCGGGCATGCGGCGGACATCTTCGCGGTTCTCGGCACGCTTTTCGGGGTAGCGACTTCGCTGGGATTCGGGGTCATCCAGGTGAACTCCGGCTTGAACTACCTGTTTGGCATGCCGGTTTCGCCGCAGATGCAGATCCTGCTCATCGTGGTGATCACTGGATTCGCCTCGCTTTCGGTCGGTTTGGGACTGGACGCGGGCATTCGACGGATTTCCGAGCTCAATGTGGTGCTCGCGGTGCTGCTGTTGGGATTCGTCATCATTTTCGGCCCCACCTTTTTTCTGGCCGAAACCTTCGTGCAGAACATCGGGATCTATCTTTCGAGCCTGTTCGACAGCACCTTCAATCTCTACGCCTACGAGCCGCGCGGCTGGATCGGCGGCTGGACCTTGTTCTACTGGGGCTGGTGGATCGCCTGGTCGCCCTTCGTGGGCATGTTCATCGCCCGCGTCTCCAGGGGGCGCACCATTCGGGAGTTCGTGGTGGGCGTGCTTTTCGTGCCGGTGGGCTTCACTTTTCTTTGGCTCACGGTTTTCGGCGACACGGCGCTGCACTTGATCATGCAACAGGGCATGCTGGACCTCGCGGAGGCGGTCTCGGCGGACACCTCGGTCGCTCTGTTTCAGTTTTTCGAAAACCTTCCGCTGTCCAGCGTGACCTCCTTCCTGGCCACCTTGCTGGTCGTGACCTTTTTCGTGACCTCCTCCGATTCCGGATCTCTGGTGGTGGACATGCTCACCTCGGGAGGCGATCTTGAATCCCCGCTTTGGCAGCGGCTCTTTTGGGCTTCGGCGGAGGGCGTGGTGGCCATCACGCTTCTGTTGGCGGGTGGTTTGGGGGCCCTGCAAGCGGCCACTATCGCCAGCGCCTTGCCGTTCACCCTGGTGATGGTTTGCATGTGCTGGGGTCTGATGCGGGCTCTCCGAGTGGATACGGCGAAGCAGAACGCGCTGCCAGGTTCGCGAACGGGGGCTCCCGCGGCTGGAGCTTCCCTGCCTTGGCGCACGCGTTTGAAGCAGTTGCTTTCCAACCCGAAGTTCGGAGAGGTCGAGGGCTTTATCGAAAAGACGGTCGAACCTGCATTTCGCGAGGTGCAGGCGGAATTCGCCTCCCAATCCATCGAGAGCAGGGTGGAGCGAGGAAGCGATGGCCGGTGTTGGATCGAAGTGGGCCATGGAGACGAGCCGGACTTCTACTACAGCGTTCATCCGGTTCCTTACGAGGCGCCCGCTTTCGCCATGCAGGACCTGCGAGGGAATCGTCTCGAGGAACTCAAATACTACCGTCCGGAAGTCTTCCTGAAGGAAGGCGGTCAGGACTACGAGATCATGGACTGGAGCAAAGAGGAGGTGATCCACGACGTGCTGGATCAGTACGAGAGCCACTTGAAGTTCATGGAAGCCATTCGATAG
- the ybeY gene encoding rRNA maturation RNase YbeY codes for MIERTNEQPKRALVNNLCPGLRLKESQIERLIEVLDRDGAFDAPAGELSIAFVSKKEIARLHADFMDDPTPTDVITFPGDPDIELAGEICVCPEVARDYAQRERLDFSEELSLYVIHGYLHLCGFDDIEESDRAEMRRAEKLAMQIARAANALPTFTLG; via the coding sequence ATGATCGAAAGAACGAACGAGCAGCCGAAGCGGGCGCTAGTAAATAACCTCTGCCCGGGACTAAGGCTCAAGGAAAGCCAGATCGAGCGCCTGATCGAAGTCCTCGACCGAGACGGCGCTTTCGACGCCCCAGCCGGCGAGCTTTCTATCGCGTTCGTGAGCAAAAAGGAAATCGCCCGCCTGCACGCCGACTTCATGGACGACCCCACGCCCACCGATGTCATCACCTTCCCGGGCGATCCCGATATCGAGCTTGCCGGCGAGATTTGCGTTTGTCCCGAAGTGGCTCGCGACTACGCCCAGCGCGAACGCCTGGACTTCTCGGAAGAACTTTCCCTGTACGTCATCCATGGCTACCTGCACCTCTGCGGTTTCGACGATATCGAGGAATCCGATCGAGCGGAAATGCGGCGGGCCGAAAAGCTCGCGATGCAAATCGCCCGCGCCGCGAACGCCCTGCCGACGTTTACGCTAGGCTAG
- a CDS encoding HDIG domain-containing metalloprotein translates to MPFSEQFKAWIQKAFPHKKRKRRTETPSTLPRFLEESPAVGIAVFVLTVAAIVVTTFVGIKPTGFQILPNQVASIRIVAGEEFSYRSKILSERKQQQLLEEVPHVYRIDMGPYNTFKEHVEALIEDIEDFKSIDDDLTASQAEARIESIANDFNARGGYRLSPENVAAMLDYANVETLKELINTGLISIEESYKLGIYDEDDPTFNVGRNAVAVFQIVNQENKVGQKRVESIDDALRSVRINLGATNVPPKVAESVIRLFRDALKPNLRKSAQEMERLREKMRASFEPVIVQVQEGESIIEPGQPVTPEQHEQLVAYQRHLAGKNVSTLDNQLFGRILLVLAMVIAATFFIRLEHKVTFQSNGRLGLLALLVVINLILVRACFELGNFEAFLYDNKLSAILPYITPTVLAPILVAVLIGTGPGLLMALMISLFTAVMFGNRLDLLVMSFLASTVGIYFCRNLRKRGRVVTAGFFAGVSVAIFTLLFNRVDGLPWPTIIYQMTGGLLTGLAEGVLVVGLLPILEGIFRRTTDITLLELCDYNHPILRRMQMEAPGSWHHSLMVANLAENACNAIGANGLLARVACMFHDIGKLVKPEYFTENQLDGFNPHDEKSPSFSALVIKSHVKEGVDLGLTYKLPRPVIDVIRQHHGTNLIRFFFHKAKQKADHEAHVQESTYRYDGPKPQFKESAVILLADSVEAASRSLAKVTPQNVEELVDRIFQSNIDDGQLNDCPITIAEVAAIRESFIFTLLNSLHSRIAYPGQKPIEKPSKKSDDRKNERAAEAGASK, encoded by the coding sequence ATGCCGTTCTCAGAGCAGTTTAAGGCGTGGATCCAAAAAGCCTTTCCCCATAAGAAGCGAAAGCGCCGCACGGAGACGCCATCCACCCTGCCGCGCTTTCTCGAGGAAAGCCCCGCCGTCGGCATCGCCGTCTTCGTCCTCACCGTAGCGGCTATCGTGGTCACCACCTTCGTAGGCATCAAGCCGACCGGCTTTCAGATCCTGCCCAACCAGGTCGCATCCATCCGCATCGTGGCCGGCGAGGAGTTTTCCTACCGCAGCAAGATCCTCAGCGAACGCAAGCAACAGCAGCTCCTCGAGGAGGTTCCCCACGTCTACCGCATCGACATGGGCCCCTACAACACCTTCAAGGAGCACGTGGAGGCCCTCATCGAAGATATCGAGGACTTCAAGTCCATCGACGACGACCTCACCGCCAGCCAGGCCGAGGCCCGGATAGAGAGCATCGCCAACGACTTCAACGCCCGCGGCGGCTACCGGCTTTCCCCAGAAAACGTCGCCGCGATGCTCGACTACGCCAACGTCGAAACCCTCAAGGAGCTCATCAACACCGGCCTGATCAGCATCGAGGAAAGCTACAAGCTGGGCATCTACGACGAGGACGACCCGACCTTCAACGTGGGCCGAAACGCGGTGGCCGTCTTCCAAATCGTCAATCAGGAAAACAAGGTCGGCCAGAAGCGGGTGGAGTCCATCGACGACGCCCTGCGCTCCGTGCGCATCAATCTCGGGGCCACCAACGTGCCGCCCAAGGTCGCCGAGTCCGTCATCCGCCTCTTCCGCGACGCCCTCAAGCCCAACCTGCGCAAAAGCGCCCAGGAGATGGAACGCCTGCGCGAAAAGATGCGGGCCTCCTTCGAACCGGTGATCGTGCAGGTGCAGGAGGGCGAGAGCATCATCGAACCGGGACAGCCGGTCACTCCGGAGCAGCACGAGCAGCTGGTGGCCTACCAACGACACCTCGCCGGCAAGAACGTCAGCACCTTGGACAACCAGCTCTTCGGCCGCATTCTGCTTGTTTTGGCCATGGTGATCGCCGCGACCTTCTTCATTCGCCTGGAGCACAAGGTCACATTTCAAAGCAATGGACGTCTGGGACTGCTGGCTCTGCTGGTAGTGATCAACCTGATCCTGGTGCGAGCGTGCTTCGAGCTCGGCAATTTCGAGGCCTTCCTCTACGACAACAAACTGTCCGCCATCCTGCCATACATCACCCCGACCGTGCTAGCGCCGATCCTGGTGGCAGTGCTGATCGGCACCGGTCCGGGCCTGCTCATGGCCCTGATGATCAGCCTCTTCACCGCGGTCATGTTCGGCAACCGCCTCGACCTGCTGGTGATGTCCTTCCTGGCCTCCACCGTAGGCATCTACTTTTGCCGCAACCTGCGCAAACGCGGTCGCGTGGTCACCGCCGGCTTCTTCGCCGGAGTCAGCGTGGCCATCTTCACCCTGCTCTTCAATCGGGTGGACGGGCTGCCTTGGCCGACCATCATCTACCAGATGACGGGCGGCTTGCTCACCGGCCTGGCGGAGGGCGTGCTGGTGGTGGGCCTGCTGCCGATTCTCGAAGGCATTTTCCGCCGCACTACCGACATCACCCTGCTGGAGCTCTGCGACTACAATCACCCGATTCTGCGTCGCATGCAGATGGAGGCACCCGGTTCCTGGCACCACAGCCTCATGGTGGCGAACCTGGCGGAAAACGCCTGCAACGCCATCGGCGCCAATGGCTTGCTGGCCCGCGTGGCCTGCATGTTCCACGATATCGGCAAGCTGGTGAAACCGGAGTACTTCACCGAAAACCAGCTCGACGGCTTCAATCCGCACGACGAGAAATCGCCCTCCTTCTCCGCCTTGGTCATCAAGAGCCACGTGAAGGAAGGGGTGGACCTGGGCCTCACCTACAAGCTGCCGCGACCGGTCATCGACGTCATCCGCCAGCACCATGGCACCAACCTGATCCGCTTCTTCTTCCACAAGGCGAAACAAAAGGCCGACCACGAGGCCCATGTGCAGGAGTCGACCTACCGCTACGACGGCCCGAAACCGCAGTTCAAGGAGAGCGCCGTCATCCTGCTAGCCGACTCCGTGGAAGCCGCCAGCCGATCCCTCGCCAAAGTCACTCCGCAGAACGTGGAGGAACTGGTGGACCGCATTTTCCAGTCGAACATCGACGACGGACAGCTCAACGACTGCCCCATCACCATCGCCGAAGTGGCCGCCATCCGCGAAAGCTTCATCTTTACCTTACTCAACTCGCTGCACTCGCGCATCGCCTACCCAGGACAGAAGCCCATCGAGAAACCGTCCAAGAAATCCGATGATCGAAAGAACGAACGAGCAGCCGAAGCGGGCGCTAGTAAATAA